A single Anopheles arabiensis isolate DONGOLA chromosome X, AaraD3, whole genome shotgun sequence DNA region contains:
- the LOC120906490 gene encoding head-specific guanylate cyclase, whose protein sequence is MACPFAKHISSEQFQRQPSIAEAHNWNLDEDLSEIPGDALTLTHLNAAIQLLTAPSIDNVHEALMSLIGKYSNRWPGLSKLKSERSELSIYPHYDYLADIQDNLTQIDESAVSEILVLLGEELIQTACVGVIERAFKCLGSDLQEFLGSLDGVYDVLKLQEEDISDTGFVCAGEGELIFTSERPVLAWLLLGCLRALARLLFGCEPEIELEPLPGDTPRYRYLLRVDEPAGRALERRGPADAVSGDARDLKVSNQFFCDAFPWHFIMDEQLRLVQMGSAFSRLFKGHVGAAAGGPAGLLCASTVFRFKRPRGLQLHFREIVRRTNTPFMISLRAPPGRPDFFAKGLEIKGQMVFCPESNALLFVGSPFLDGLEGLTCNGLFISDIPLHDATREVILVGEQARAQDGLRRRMDKLKSSIEEANAAVIKERKKNVSLLQLIFPAEIAERLWLGAQIDAKTYPEVTMLFSDIVGFTSICSRATPFMVINMLENLYKHFDELCGFFDVYKVETIGDAYCVASGLHRASIYDAHKVAWMALRMIETCTLYNTHDGQHIKMRIGIHTGTVLAGVVGRKMPRYCLFGHNVTIANKFESGSEACKINISPTTREWLVKHPDYGFQLNARDASHMPKEFTDSKGLTCYFLEGYKHPTLSNDRPLQEHIEEAMRQTLQDTAETITLEVAQ, encoded by the exons ATGGCCTGCCCGTTTGCGAAGCATATCTCGAGCGAGCAGTTCCAGCGCCAGCCGTCCATCGCCGAGGCCCACAACTGGAACCTGGACGAGGACCTGAGCGAGATACCGGGCGATGCGCTAACGCTCACGCATCTGAACGCAGCGATCCAGCTGCTGACGGCACCGTCG ATCGACAACGTCCACGAGGCACTGATGTCACTGATCGGCAAGTACAGCAACAGGTGGCCCGGCCTGTCAAAGCT CAAGAGCGAACGTTCGGAGCTGTCCATCTACCCACACTACGACTACCTGGCGGACATTCAGGACAATCTGACGCAGATCGATG AATCGGCCGTCTCGGAGATACTGGTCCTGCTCGGCGAGGAGCTGATCCAGACGGCGTGCGTCGGCGTGATCGAGCGCGCCTTCAAGTGTCTCGGCTCGGACCTGCAGGAGTTTCTCGGCTCGCTCGACGGCGTGTACGACGTGCTGAAGCTGCAGGAGGAGGACATCTCCGACACCGGGTTCGTGTGTGCCGGCGAGGGCGAGCTCATCTTCACCTCCGAGCGGCCCGTCCTCGCCTGGCTGCTGCTCGGCTGTCTGCGCGCCCTCGCCCGCCTCCTGTTCGGCTGCGAGCCGGAAATCGAGCTCGAACCGCTGCCGGGCGATACGCCCCGCTACCGCTACCTGCTGCGGGTGGACGAGCCGGCCGGCAGGGCGCTCGAGCGGCGCGGACCGGCCGACGCTGTGTCGGGGGACGCCCGCGACCTGAAGGTAAGCAATCAGTTCTTCTGCGACGCCTTCCCGTGGCACTTCATCATGGACGAGCAGCTGCGGCTGGTGCAGATGGGGTCCGCCTTCAGCCGGCTGTTCAAGGGGCACGTGGGGGCGGCGGCCGGCGGCCCGGCCGGGCTGCTGTGCGCCAGCACGGTGTTTCGCTTCAAGCGGCCGCGCGGCCTGCAGCTCCACTTCCGCGAGATAGTGCGGCGCACCAACACGCCGTTCATGATCTCGCtgcgcgcgccgcccggccgGCCCGACTTCTTCGCCAAGGGGCTGGAGATCAAGGGCCAGATGGTGTTCTGTCCCGAGTCGAACGCGCTGCTGTTCGTCGGCTCGCCGTTCCTGGACGGGCTCGAGGGGCTGACGTGCAACGGGCTGTTCATCTCGGACATACCGCTGCACGATGCGACGCGCGAGGTCATACTGGTGGGGGAGCAGGCCCGCGCCCAGGACGGGCTGCGGCGCCGGATGGACAAGCTGAAGAGCTCGATCGAGGAGGCGAACGCGGCCGTCATCAAGGAGCGGAAGAAGAACGTGAGCCTGCTGCAGCTCATCTTCCCGGCGGAGATCGCCGAGCGGCTGTGGCTCGGGGCGCAGATCGACGCCAAGACGTACCCGGAGGTGACGATGCTGTTCAGCGACATCGTCGGCTTCACCAGCATCTGCTCGCGGGCGACCCCGTTCATGGTGATCAACATGCTGGAGAACCTGTACAAGCACTTTGACGAGTTGTGCGGGTTCTTCGACGTGTACAAGGTGGAGACGATCGGTGACGCCTACTGCGTGGCGAGCGGGCTGCACCGGGCCAGCATCTACGACGCGCACAAGGTCGCCTGGATGGCGCTGCGGATGATCGAAACCTGCACGCTCTACAACACGCACGACGGTCAGCACATCAAG ATGCGCATCGGCATCCACACCGGTACGGTGCTGGCCGGAGTCGTGGGCCGCAAGATGCCCCGGTACTGTCTGTTCGGGCACAACGTCACGATCGCGAACAAGTTCGAGTCCGGCAGCGAGGCGTGCAAGATCAACATCAGCCCGACCACGCGCGAGTGGCTGGTGAAGCATCCCGACTACGGCTTCCAGCTGAACGCACGGGACGCATCGCACATGCCGAAAGAGTTCACCGACTCGAAGGGGCTGACCTGCTACTTCCTGGAGGGCTACAAACATCCGACCCTCAGCAATGATCGGCCCCTGCAGGAGCACATCGAGGAGGCGATGCGACAGACGCTCCAGGATACGGCCGAAACCATTACGCTCGAGGTCGCTCAGTAA
- the LOC120906695 gene encoding TOX high mobility group box family member 4-like gives METSYNTAPIGAGSSEFDINMFDQYVYKTFHTPSFGDDEFDIQSMNSHLQHQQPQQQQQQQQQHHQQQHPQQQQQQQYQMHGNTQQQSGHMVGLLQDQQQSGYGQWHQDMNHHSPYTLQSPNQPTYHQLNASPNNNPTLHVMQPPQQSPSMVPPAQQQQQQQLSPQQQQQLVGGNALSFIGRSPPQNGVGQGTENGTTSDDSDDTIPANSLKRPSSEPSYGEEALVGAAGMKASAAAAAAAAAAAAAAKKPKVTKKKKKRDPNEPQKPVSAYALFFRDTQAAIKGQNPNASFGEVSKIVASMWDVLATEHKNVYKKKTEAAKKDYLKALAAYRASLVSKGTEGEQQQSPQQSIYSPPPQATLQQNQQPQQHHHQQPQPPPQQQQQQQQHQLQPQQQQQQPQQQQQHPHQQHPHQQQQNNHLVNHSKHSPQNGPSVAQAPPPGHLQHMQGLQQAQQQQQQQHSNYAPSYASSYKPSQQQQAMMQMSHSHQNLHPGQQQQQQQQQQQQHQTAASHLHGPMIPMNAQQQQQMLAHQQQQQTHMSMAHQQQQQHQQHQQHQQHQQQQQQHQQQQQQQHPAMMNLPMAGQPHYMNQQLSHQQMQMQQQQQQQQQQFQHQHIKQEQQFQHQHIKQEQQFQHQHIKQEQQMHQQQLQQQELHHHQQQHHLQQHEQQIQLQQQHNHHQQQHLQQLDPQLQHQAQMQQMQGGGTVAGTMSSQSSVVEDLMGTPQQQQQQQFQHQHIKQEQQPAAAMVQQQSCPTSTAEPPAAIPQTCIRQGCNNLAIENPDWEDEYCSQECVVAHCRAVFATFQEDCLKGNAPPQPPQQQSYPAVK, from the exons ACGTTTCACACACCGTCGTTCGGCGACGACGAGTTCGACATACAGTCGATGAACAGCCAcctgcagcaccagcaaccgcagcagcagcagcagcagcagcaacaacaccatcagcagcagcatccccagcagcagcagcagcagcagtatcaaATGCACGGCAACACCCAGCAGCAATCCGGCCATATGGTGGGCCTgctgcaggaccagcagcagtccGGCTATGGCCAATGGCACCAAGATATGAACCATCACAG CCCGTACACGCTACAGTCGCCGAACCAGCCGACCTACCATCAGCTGAACGCTAGTCCGAACAACAATCCCACGCTGCACGTGATGCAGCCGCCCCAGCAGTCCCCCTCGATGGTACCAcccgcccagcagcagcagcagcaacagctgtcccctcagcagcagcagcagctcgtcggcGGAAATGCGCTCAGCTTCATTGGGCGCTCGCCGCCCCAGAACGGGGTCGGCCAGGGCACGGAGAACGGCACCACCAGCGACGACAGCGACGACACGATTCCG gcaaacTCCCTGAAGCGCCCATCGTCGGAACCGTCGTACGGGGAGGAGGCGCTCGTCGGGGCGGCCGGCATGAAGGCATCGGCTGCGGCcgcggccgctgccgccgctgctgccgccgccgccaagaAGCCCAAGGtcacgaagaagaagaaaaaacgggaTCCCAACGAGCCGCAGAA GCCCGTCTCTGCCTATGCGCTGTTCTTCCGCGATACGCAGGCAGCTATCAAAGGCCAAAACCCGAACGCCTCGTTCGGGGAAGTTTCCAAAATCGTCGCCTCGATGTGGGACGTGCTAGCGACGGAGCATAAAAAT GTTTATAAGAAGAAAACGGAAGCTGCTAAGAAAGACTACTTGAAGGCTCTCGCCGCCTACCGGGCGAGTTTAGTGTCAAAG gGAACCGAAGGCGAACAGCAACAATCACCGCAACAATCAATCTACTCCCCTCCGCCACAAGCAACGCTGCAGCAGAATcagcaaccgcagcagcaccaccatcagcagcccCAACCGccaccccagcagcagcagcagcagcagcaacaccagctgcaaccgcagcagcaacagcagcagccgcagcagcagcagcagcatccacaTCAACAGCATCcacatcagcaacagcagaacaATCATCTGGTGAATCACTCGAAGCACTCGCCCCAGAATGGACCCTCCGTTGCGCAAGCACCGCCGCCCGGCCACCTGCAGCACATGCAGGGGCTGCAACaggcgcaacagcagcagcagcagcaacactcaAACTATGCACCGTCGTACGCATCGTCGTACAAGccatcgcagcagcagcag GCTATGATGCAAATGTCCCACTCGCATCAGAATCTACACCCcggacaacaacagcagcagcagcagcagcagcaacaacaacaccaaacagCCGCATCACACCTTCACGGACCGATGATACCGATGAatgcgcaacagcagcagcagatgctggcacatcaacagcagcaacagacgCACATGAGCATGgctcaccagcagcagcagcagcatcagcagcatcagcagcatcagcaacaccagcagcagcagcagcaacaccagcagcagcagcagcagcaacacccgGCGATGATGAACTTGCCGATGGCCGGGCAGCCACACTACATGAACCAGCAG CTGTCCCACCAGCAGAtgcagatgcagcagcagcagcagcagcagcagcagcaatttcAGCACCAACACATTAAGCAGGAGCAGCAATTTCAGCACCAACACATTAAGCAGGAGCAGCAATTTCAGCACCAACACATtaagcaggagcagcagatgcatcagcagcagctgcagcagcaggagctgcaccaccaccagcagcagcatcatctccAACAGCATGAGCAACAGatacagctgcagcagcagcacaaccaccaccagcagcagcacttgcAGCAGCTAGATCCCCAGCTGCAGCATCAGGCTCAGATGCAGCAGATGCAGGGTGGCGGCACAGTAGCCGGCACGATGTCCTCCCAGTCCTCCGTAGTGGAGGACCTGATGGGCaccccgcagcagcagcagcagcagcaatttcAGCACCAACACATTAAGCAGGAGCAGCAACCGGCCGCGGCaatggtgcagcagcagtcctGCCCTACCAGCACCGCGGAACCGCCGGCCGCGATACCGCAGACCTGCATCCGGCAGGGCTGCAACAATTTGGCGATCGAGAACCCGGACTGGGAGGACGAGTACTGCAGCCAGGAGTGTGTCGTCGCTCACTGCCG TGCCGTTTTTGCCACCTTCCAGGAGGATTGCCTCAAAGGAAATGCTCCACCACAGCCGCCGCAACAGCAGTCCTATCCAGCGGTGAAGTAG